The Corallococcus soli DNA window CGACGCCGGGGCCGTACCAGGACACCGCGCGCACGAGCGCGGGCACGTCCGCCACCTTCGCCGGGGTGAGGCCTAGCAGCTTCTGCCAGCCCAGCGTGTCCCGGATGACGTCCAGGTCGGCGTCCTCCTTCGCCCGCTTCAGCCGGCGCGGATCCAGGCGCACGGCGGTGGTCAGCTTCTCCACGATGGTGTCGCGGTGGGCGCTGTATTCGCACACCTTGCCCTGCTTGCGCAGCACGCCCAGGGTGGCGGCGACGTTGTAGTGGGCCAGGGCGTAGTCCGGCTTCGCCTCGGCGGCGGCCTGGAACCGGGCCAGGGCCTCCGGGTACTGGCCGGACTGGTACAGCCGGAAGCCCTGGGTGTTGAGGGCCGTGCCCGAGGGGGCGGCGGGGGGGGCGGCGGACAGCGTCAGGGCCAGCAGGGACAGGGCGAGGACCATGTCGCTCCAGACGGGCGGGGGCCTGGGACATTCCAGGGGTGCGTAACCGCTTGCGCGTTGAAAGGCTCGAACCCTGGTGCTAGTTCCGCGCCATGGCAACCGGCATTGGCTATGCGCTCGACTTCGAGCGCCCGCTCATCGAGCTGGAGAAGAAGATCGAGGAGCTCAAGGTCCTCTCCACCAGCGGCACCGTGGACTTCTCCTCCGAGATTTCGAAGCTGGAGAAGAAGGCGAAGAAGCTCCAGACGGAGATCTTCAGCGACCTGACGCGCTGGCAGGTGGTGCAGCTGTCGCGCCACAACGCCCGGCCGTACTTCCTGGACTACGTCCAGTACCTCTTCACGGACTTCTTCGAGATGTGCGGCGACCGGCACTTCGGCGAGGACCCCTCCATCGTCGGCGGCTTCGCGCGCTTCGACGGCAAGCCGGTGATGGTCATTGGCCACCAGAAGGGGCGCAACACGAAGGAGAACATGGCGCGCAACTTCGGCATGCCGCGCCCGGAGGGCTACCGCAAGGCGCGCCGGCTGATGGAGCTGGCGGAGCGCATGGAGAAGCCCATCCTGACCTTCGTGGACACGCCGGGCGCGTACCCGGGCATCGGCGCGGAGGAGCGCGGGCAGGCGGAGGCCATCGCCGTCAACCTGGAGGTGATGAGCCGGCTGCGCGTGCCCATCATCTCCACGGTGGTGGGCGAGGGCGGCTCCGGCGGCGCGCTGGCCATTGGCGTGGGCAACCGCGTGCTGATGTTCCAGAACAGCGTCTATTCCGTCATCAGCCCGGAGGGCTGCGCGTCCATCCTCTTCCGCGACGCGACCAAGGCGGACAAGGCCGCGGACGCGATGCGGCCCACCGCGCCGGACCTCCTGGAGATGAAGATCATCGACGAGGTCATCCCCGAGCCTCCCGGTGGCGCGCACCGCGATCCGCCCAAGGCGGCCGAGGCGCTGGGCAAGATGCTGCGCAAGCACCTGGGGCAGCTGGCCGAGCTGTCCCCGGATGAGCTGGTGAAGGACCGCTACAACAAGTTCCGCGCGCTGGGCATGTTCTCCGGCAAGTAAGAGGTTCACTCCACATGCGACCGCTCGTTCCTCCCTACGTCGAGACGCTCAAGGCCTACGTCCCGGGCAAGCCCATCGAGGAGACCGAGCGGGAGTACGGCCTCACCGGTGTCATCAAGCTCGCCTCCAACGAGAACCCGCTGGGCCCGTCGCCCCGCGCCGTGGAGGCGATGAAGAACGCCGTCTCATCCGTGCACCTGTACCCGGACGCGACGAGCTTCCACCTGGTGCGCCGGCTGGCCACGCACCTGGGCGTGAAGCCGGAGGAGGTCGTGCTCGGCAGCGGCTCCAACGAGCTCATCGAACTGTTGATGCGCACGTTCACCACGCCGGAGGATGAAATCCTCCTGTGCCAGGGCTCGTTCCCGGCGTACCGCATCTCCGCGCAGGCGCACGGCCGGCCGTTCGTGGAGGTGCCCATGCGCGAGGGCTTCCGCTACGACCTGGTGGCCATGGCCCGCGCCGTCACGCCGCGCACGCGCATGGTGTTCCTGGCCAATCCGGACAACCCCACGGGGACGACGTTCGGGCGCAA harbors:
- a CDS encoding tetratricopeptide repeat protein, whose amino-acid sequence is MVLALSLLALTLSAAPPAAPSGTALNTQGFRLYQSGQYPEALARFQAAAEAKPDYALAHYNVAATLGVLRKQGKVCEYSAHRDTIVEKLTTAVRLDPRRLKRAKEDADLDVIRDTLGWQKLLGLTPAKVADVPALVRAVSWYGPGVGVYGTTRALKFQGGGRVEFWQREVDDSGTPRESRTQGTYTVRGRTVQVRLPGSKPVSGTLSTGGVLTFPEPLGAFTDSPSECDA
- a CDS encoding acetyl-CoA carboxylase carboxyltransferase subunit alpha gives rise to the protein MATGIGYALDFERPLIELEKKIEELKVLSTSGTVDFSSEISKLEKKAKKLQTEIFSDLTRWQVVQLSRHNARPYFLDYVQYLFTDFFEMCGDRHFGEDPSIVGGFARFDGKPVMVIGHQKGRNTKENMARNFGMPRPEGYRKARRLMELAERMEKPILTFVDTPGAYPGIGAEERGQAEAIAVNLEVMSRLRVPIISTVVGEGGSGGALAIGVGNRVLMFQNSVYSVISPEGCASILFRDATKADKAADAMRPTAPDLLEMKIIDEVIPEPPGGAHRDPPKAAEALGKMLRKHLGQLAELSPDELVKDRYNKFRALGMFSGK